In Syntrophales bacterium, a single genomic region encodes these proteins:
- the atpE gene encoding ATP synthase F0 subunit C, with the protein MKGTSQKLLFGLLAAVFVLWATAPFAFAGDIIPSDGAPYTKAIFAFGAMLGAGISMGFGAIGAGSGIGTAASGACSAVGRNPGVQGKILITMLVGMAMAEAVAIYALVVALVLLFANPFTRVFLG; encoded by the coding sequence ATGAAAGGCACATCACAGAAATTGCTCTTTGGATTATTGGCGGCTGTTTTCGTATTATGGGCAACCGCGCCATTTGCCTTTGCGGGCGATATAATCCCCTCCGATGGAGCACCTTACACGAAGGCTATTTTTGCCTTTGGAGCCATGCTTGGAGCAGGCATCTCCATGGGTTTCGGAGCCATCGGCGCCGGGTCCGGTATCGGTACCGCGGCGAGCGGGGCCTGTAGCGCTGTCGGAAGGAATCCCGGCGTCCAGGGTAAAATCCTCATCACCATGCTCGTTGGTATGGCCATGGCAGAGGCCGTTGCCATTTACGCACTCGTTGTCGCGCTCGTGCTGCTTTTCGCAAACCCCTTCACGAGAGTCTTTTTGGGCTGA
- a CDS encoding ATP-binding protein, whose product MKIATRMEDKVVSSFRSRFKPFDMQVSIGIAVVTLIILILVLSYAMRHAREVDRVQQFGDRHAAIAETAAAGIEDALHGVRQGMKLFLSFMEMEGPDHPSAIENLDIFYESVKKTVRVVALLDDGDRPIAIRPESSAEADLVTANWVDCLLTPGSLREMLPCPFVRFPDSDDAAAGSSFIINVKRQDHLGNHRGSIVAVLSLDAIMDRYAGSLGQAKSMDNWLFADDGTIMVHSDPHCIGRNMDILSADPAGSRSWQDFFMSHTPGYGDFMIRDSQGHVERVIVAAAPIVTADTRWTIALVTPYRVVVELMRKVFLNIAVGSIGLIILLIVAGGAVGYMVQRQTKWDEALKRLKEREEWQSQLVRETKTVEGIIEGSPVPTMVIGNDHRIMFWNKALAELTGYGSGDMVGTDRHYLPLYKVKRPLIADIIVDGNLEILDAYYGKKQIQKSETVQDAYEAYDYYENLGGKNRYLYFLAAPIRDEKGNIIAAIETLQDITREKELEFSLKENAETIQNELEVNIRLRKEIEGLYTYLQFMIDALPEQIFDIDGEGVINYASRESAAGQKPLKGTHFSDFVSPESRDLVLGKWEGMKKGDFRAFQMEATAHDGSRRLLLLTPRPIPGTDRILLIQQDITEIRQLQKTIFDNEKLAALGHLSAGIAHELRNALSSIKMSLQVLERRMKPAGNDLKRFQIAQREVEHLSQLVRDVLLFAKPAEPERETVQLEAILEHSMLMVEKELTDKRILVDRDYDDDLPPVDVDQGMMAQAFINILINATDAMDERGHLRIRTTTSHRESGFVILEIEDDGCGIEEEHMSSLFNPFFSRKKYGTGLGLAQVKKIMDVHGGRIEIFSAEGRGTKVVMMIPVSQSGWGGPKQEGLKE is encoded by the coding sequence ATGAAGATAGCGACGAGGATGGAGGATAAGGTAGTGAGTTCGTTCCGTTCCAGGTTCAAACCCTTCGACATGCAGGTGTCCATCGGTATCGCCGTTGTGACACTGATCATACTGATTCTGGTCCTGTCCTATGCAATGAGGCATGCCCGGGAAGTGGACCGTGTCCAGCAGTTCGGTGATCGTCATGCGGCCATAGCAGAAACCGCTGCAGCGGGCATTGAGGATGCCCTGCATGGGGTGCGTCAGGGCATGAAGCTTTTCTTGAGTTTCATGGAAATGGAAGGGCCGGATCATCCCTCGGCAATTGAGAACCTTGATATTTTCTATGAAAGCGTGAAGAAAACAGTACGGGTCGTCGCGCTCCTGGACGACGGTGACAGGCCCATCGCAATCCGGCCCGAAAGCTCCGCAGAGGCAGACCTCGTAACGGCGAACTGGGTTGATTGCCTGCTGACACCGGGAAGTCTTCGGGAGATGCTCCCCTGTCCTTTTGTCCGGTTCCCTGACTCCGATGACGCCGCGGCGGGATCGTCCTTCATCATCAACGTAAAGCGACAGGATCACCTCGGCAACCACAGGGGCTCGATTGTGGCCGTCCTGTCCCTCGATGCCATCATGGATCGATACGCCGGTTCCCTGGGGCAGGCAAAATCCATGGACAACTGGCTCTTCGCCGATGATGGTACAATCATGGTTCACTCAGACCCTCATTGTATCGGACGAAATATGGACATACTTTCCGCTGATCCCGCCGGAAGCCGGTCATGGCAGGACTTTTTCATGTCCCATACCCCCGGATACGGCGATTTCATGATTCGCGACTCCCAGGGACATGTAGAACGGGTGATCGTCGCGGCGGCTCCCATCGTGACCGCAGACACCCGGTGGACCATTGCCCTGGTCACTCCCTATCGCGTTGTGGTGGAACTCATGCGCAAGGTGTTTCTGAATATCGCCGTGGGTTCAATCGGCTTGATCATCCTCTTGATTGTCGCGGGAGGGGCCGTCGGATATATGGTGCAGCGCCAGACGAAATGGGATGAAGCACTGAAGCGGCTCAAGGAACGGGAAGAATGGCAGAGTCAGCTTGTACGGGAGACGAAGACCGTTGAGGGGATCATCGAAGGTTCTCCCGTTCCGACAATGGTTATCGGCAATGACCATCGGATCATGTTCTGGAACAAAGCCCTCGCGGAACTCACCGGGTACGGGTCCGGCGACATGGTGGGGACGGACAGACACTATCTTCCCCTGTACAAGGTGAAACGTCCCCTGATTGCCGACATCATTGTCGACGGAAATCTGGAAATTCTCGATGCCTATTACGGAAAGAAGCAGATACAAAAGTCGGAAACCGTTCAGGATGCCTACGAGGCATATGACTACTATGAAAATCTGGGAGGCAAAAACCGGTATCTCTATTTTCTCGCCGCCCCAATTCGTGATGAAAAAGGCAACATTATTGCCGCTATAGAAACTCTTCAGGATATAACACGGGAGAAAGAACTGGAATTCAGCCTGAAGGAAAACGCCGAAACCATTCAGAACGAACTGGAGGTCAATATCAGGCTCAGGAAGGAGATAGAGGGGCTTTACACCTACCTGCAGTTCATGATCGATGCTCTTCCGGAACAGATTTTTGACATCGACGGAGAAGGTGTTATCAATTATGCAAGCCGTGAAAGCGCGGCGGGGCAAAAACCCCTGAAGGGTACCCATTTTTCTGATTTTGTAAGTCCCGAAAGCAGGGACCTGGTTCTCGGCAAATGGGAGGGCATGAAGAAGGGGGATTTCCGGGCCTTCCAGATGGAGGCGACTGCCCATGACGGGTCGAGGCGCCTTCTGCTCCTGACACCCCGGCCCATTCCCGGGACGGACCGTATTCTCTTGATACAGCAGGACATCACCGAGATCCGGCAGCTTCAGAAGACGATTTTCGACAATGAAAAACTGGCGGCCCTGGGCCACCTGTCGGCGGGCATTGCCCACGAGTTGAGGAACGCCCTGTCATCCATCAAGATGAGTCTCCAGGTACTGGAACGGAGAATGAAGCCTGCCGGGAACGACCTGAAGCGATTCCAGATAGCCCAGCGGGAGGTGGAACACCTGTCTCAACTCGTTCGCGATGTGCTGCTTTTTGCCAAGCCCGCCGAGCCTGAACGGGAGACGGTACAATTGGAGGCGATCCTGGAACATTCCATGCTCATGGTGGAAAAGGAACTGACGGACAAGAGGATACTGGTCGACCGCGACTACGATGACGATCTCCCTCCTGTCGATGTCGATCAGGGCATGATGGCTCAAGCGTTTATCAATATACTTATAAACGCCACGGACGCCATGGATGAGAGAGGGCATCTGCGTATCAGGACGACAACTTCACACCGGGAGTCGGGATTTGTAATTCTCGAGATCGAGGATGATGGGTGCGGTATTGAAGAGGAGCATATGTCATCCCTCTTCAATCCCTTTTTCAGTCGAAAAAAATATGGCACCGGTCTCGGCCTTGCTCAAGTCAAGAAGATCATGGACGTTCATGGGGGCCGGATCGAGATTTTCAGTGCCGAAGGAAGAGGCACGAAGGTAGTCATGATGATTCCTGTGTCGCAATCCGGGTGGGGCGGCCCGAAGCAGGAAGGGCTGAAAGAATGA
- a CDS encoding sigma-54 dependent transcriptional regulator, with protein sequence MKNILVIDDDSSICESLELYLSEEGYRVRVAMTGTEGLNCFVDEPADVVILDIRLPDVDGFSILEDLQEEDENVKVIMITAYHDMESTIMAMKLGAFDYIHKPINIDELDIAIRKALKTVEMEKKINEFLMEPTRNFKTGDIIGTGARMREIFKTIGVVSQSKATVLIQGESGTGKELIAKVIHNNTSPGEPYIAVNCSAIVETLLESELFGHERGSFTGAIARKQGKFELAGHGSVFLDEISEMSLNLQAKLLRVLQEREVERVGGKEIVPVNARVITATNKDLQAMVKQGSFRDDLFYRLNIVSITIPPLRERPEDLSPLIDHLLTKINIDLHKRIGGVSEEVLKMFHAYDWPGNIRELENLLVRAAVISKGQILGKNDFPDLLMEKERASGSEPADDGRDEQGRFLTLNEVEERHIRRIVKETTLNKGEICQTLGIARPTFERKLEKYGISFERD encoded by the coding sequence ATGAAAAACATTCTTGTTATCGATGACGACAGTTCAATCTGTGAATCCCTCGAGCTGTACCTGAGTGAGGAGGGCTACCGTGTCCGTGTTGCCATGACAGGAACGGAAGGATTGAACTGTTTCGTGGATGAACCCGCCGATGTGGTGATCCTGGACATACGGCTTCCCGATGTTGACGGATTTTCCATCCTGGAAGATCTCCAGGAAGAGGATGAGAACGTTAAGGTGATCATGATAACGGCTTACCACGACATGGAGTCCACTATCATGGCCATGAAGCTGGGGGCCTTCGATTACATACACAAGCCCATCAATATCGACGAACTGGACATCGCCATCAGGAAAGCCCTTAAGACCGTTGAAATGGAAAAGAAAATCAACGAGTTTCTCATGGAGCCGACCAGGAATTTCAAAACCGGAGACATCATCGGCACCGGAGCGCGGATGAGGGAAATTTTCAAAACCATCGGCGTGGTTTCCCAGAGCAAGGCGACCGTGTTGATTCAGGGTGAAAGCGGTACGGGTAAGGAACTGATCGCCAAGGTAATCCACAACAACACCTCTCCGGGAGAACCTTATATCGCCGTAAACTGCTCCGCTATCGTCGAGACCCTGCTTGAATCGGAACTCTTTGGTCACGAAAGGGGTTCCTTTACCGGGGCGATTGCCCGAAAACAGGGTAAATTTGAGCTTGCCGGCCACGGCAGCGTGTTCCTGGACGAGATCAGCGAGATGTCTCTCAACCTTCAGGCTAAACTCCTCAGAGTACTCCAGGAGCGGGAAGTCGAGCGCGTGGGCGGCAAGGAAATAGTCCCTGTGAATGCACGGGTTATCACGGCAACGAACAAAGATCTGCAGGCCATGGTGAAACAGGGTTCGTTCAGGGATGATCTGTTCTACCGGCTGAATATCGTTTCCATTACCATCCCTCCCCTTCGGGAGAGGCCGGAAGACCTGAGCCCCCTCATCGATCACCTCCTGACGAAAATCAACATCGATCTTCACAAGCGCATCGGCGGTGTGTCGGAGGAGGTTCTGAAGATGTTCCATGCCTATGACTGGCCCGGGAACATCAGGGAACTTGAAAACCTTCTGGTCCGGGCCGCCGTGATCTCCAAGGGACAGATACTGGGGAAAAACGACTTTCCCGATCTTCTTATGGAAAAGGAAAGAGCCTCCGGCAGTGAACCGGCTGACGACGGGCGTGACGAACAGGGGCGGTTTCTCACGCTCAATGAAGTGGAAGAACGACACATACGGAGAATTGTCAAGGAAACAACCCTGAACAAAGGTGAAATCTGCCAGACCCTCGGCATCGCCCGCCCGACCTTCGAGCGAAAGCTGGAAAAATACGGCATTTCCTTCGAACGTGATTGA
- a CDS encoding lytic transglycosylase domain-containing protein, with product MDTAIYRILYIIRGVGLLVAGLYVLAAPALCPSRAEADIYLYKDGDGVYHFSDQPLSPEYRLFIRQWRPPASGGNHSSTAYEPYIDEASRKYNIDSRLLKAIVKVESNFNPRAVSEKGAVGLMQIMPENFAPLGLRDPYNPQENILAGARYLREMINRYGELSLALAAYNAGPGAVDRYRTIPPFSETQSYVTEVLHYYDSLRNR from the coding sequence ATGGATACCGCGATATACCGTATTCTTTACATAATCAGGGGAGTCGGCCTGCTCGTGGCCGGCTTGTACGTTCTGGCAGCTCCAGCGCTTTGCCCGTCACGAGCCGAAGCCGACATCTACCTCTACAAGGACGGTGACGGTGTCTATCATTTCTCCGACCAGCCTCTGTCACCGGAATACCGTCTTTTCATACGGCAATGGCGCCCGCCGGCCTCCGGGGGAAACCATTCCTCCACCGCTTATGAACCCTATATTGACGAGGCCTCCCGAAAATACAACATCGACTCCCGGCTCCTGAAGGCAATCGTGAAAGTGGAGTCAAATTTCAATCCTCGGGCCGTTTCCGAAAAAGGGGCAGTGGGGCTGATGCAGATTATGCCTGAAAATTTTGCTCCTCTGGGGCTCCGTGACCCCTACAACCCACAGGAGAACATCCTTGCCGGGGCTCGCTACCTGAGGGAAATGATCAACCGCTATGGAGAACTGTCCTTGGCGCTGGCCGCCTATAACGCCGGCCCCGGGGCTGTCGACCGGTACCGAACCATTCCGCCCTTCAGCGAAACGCAGAGCTATGTCACGGAAGTACTGCACTACTATGATTCCCTGAGAAACCGGTAG
- the djlA gene encoding co-chaperone DjlA, which produces MSWWGKVIGGTVGFFVGGPLGAVLGASVGHGYDTFQENEGAVLPGGNERVQTVFFTATFSVMGYLAKADGRVSEEEIAAVRRIMDSMQMTGEQQKTAINLFNEGKRKDFPLDTILGQFRRECRGRRNLVRMFLEILLTMAMADGELHESERRILYHVAEGVGYPGAELDRLLRMMEAERQGRRQSRSAVASREISLNDAYGVLGLPKNVSDEDLKKTYRRLIMQYHPDTLVSKGLPEEMMNFASEKTRTIKAAYDVIRESRRRH; this is translated from the coding sequence ATGAGCTGGTGGGGAAAAGTCATCGGCGGCACAGTAGGTTTTTTTGTGGGAGGACCGCTGGGCGCGGTCCTTGGTGCCTCGGTGGGTCACGGGTACGACACGTTCCAGGAGAACGAGGGTGCCGTTCTGCCCGGCGGCAACGAACGGGTTCAGACAGTTTTCTTCACCGCCACTTTCTCCGTTATGGGATATCTCGCAAAGGCTGACGGGCGTGTCTCCGAGGAGGAAATCGCCGCGGTCAGGCGGATTATGGACTCAATGCAGATGACGGGTGAACAGCAGAAGACCGCCATAAACCTTTTCAACGAAGGCAAACGGAAGGATTTTCCCCTGGACACCATCCTCGGCCAGTTCAGGAGAGAGTGTCGGGGACGCCGGAATCTTGTACGGATGTTTCTGGAAATATTGCTGACCATGGCCATGGCCGACGGAGAACTCCATGAGTCTGAACGGCGGATTCTCTATCATGTCGCTGAAGGTGTCGGGTACCCCGGAGCCGAGCTCGATCGACTGCTTCGCATGATGGAGGCTGAAAGGCAGGGAAGGCGGCAGTCGCGATCCGCCGTGGCAAGCCGGGAAATCAGCCTGAACGATGCCTACGGTGTGCTGGGCCTGCCGAAAAACGTTTCCGACGAGGATTTAAAAAAAACCTACCGGCGGCTCATCATGCAGTATCACCCGGATACGCTGGTATCCAAGGGGCTTCCTGAAGAAATGATGAACTTCGCTTCCGAAAAGACCCGCACCATAAAAGCCGCGTACGATGTAATCCGGGAATCAAGAAGACGCCACTGA
- a CDS encoding AAA family ATPase, which produces MMRNDLIRSNPLRGLEHEGSALLSPGGLGVVLSPAGVGKTAFVVQIAIDAMLRGEKVLHISLNDSIDKITLWYRELFLNIVGHHNLERPDDTWQSILPLRFIMTFKIARFSTPILEERLADLMEQDIFKPSLLAIDALAFADNDIPGIAELKSLVERRNMSLWITGNSHRDDERGPDGIPARLSPVIDHVDRILELIPGEESINVRSLKGLPDKSTDTGLYLDPATMLIHVRDRD; this is translated from the coding sequence ATGATGAGAAATGACCTGATACGAAGCAATCCTCTTCGCGGGCTTGAACATGAAGGCAGCGCCCTTCTGTCGCCGGGCGGTCTCGGTGTCGTTCTTTCTCCCGCAGGAGTGGGGAAAACGGCCTTTGTCGTGCAGATCGCCATCGACGCGATGCTTCGCGGGGAAAAAGTCCTTCACATAAGCCTTAACGATTCCATCGACAAGATCACCCTTTGGTACCGGGAACTGTTTCTGAACATCGTCGGACATCATAATCTGGAACGCCCTGACGATACCTGGCAGTCGATCCTGCCCCTGCGTTTTATCATGACTTTCAAAATTGCCCGGTTCAGCACCCCTATTCTGGAAGAGCGGCTGGCCGATCTCATGGAACAGGATATTTTCAAACCGTCTCTTCTCGCAATCGATGCCCTTGCCTTCGCGGACAATGATATACCCGGTATTGCGGAACTGAAAAGCTTGGTCGAGAGAAGAAACATGTCCCTGTGGATTACAGGCAATTCACACCGCGATGATGAACGCGGTCCCGACGGGATCCCGGCCAGGCTTTCACCGGTGATTGATCATGTCGACAGGATTCTCGAACTGATCCCCGGAGAAGAGAGCATCAACGTTAGGTCCCTGAAGGGGCTCCCGGACAAATCGACCGACACGGGTCTCTATCTCGATCCGGCCACGATGCTCATACATGTCCGGGATCGCGACTGA
- the fusA gene encoding elongation factor G: MTRDIGNVRNIGISAHIDSGKTTLTERILYYTKRIHTIHDVKGKDGVGATMDSMDLERERGITIASAATFCEWNNHEINIIDTPGHVDFTVEVERSLRVLDGAVLVLCSVGGVQSQSITVDQQMKRYKVPCVAFINKLDRNGANPQRVVEQLRSKLGHNAVAVQIPLGLENNFQGVVDLIRMKAIYFEGEKGDDLRIDVIPEGFTAEARARRERLIDAASLFSDELTEAILNEDEISEKLLLGAIRTGTLKRELTPVFMGSAYRNKGIQPLLDGITGLLPSPDEVAIEALDQDNNEAVVSLESDPRQPVVALAFKLEDGPYGQLTYIRVYQGTLSKGRTVKNARTGKKIKIGRVVRMHADLMEDIDELPSGYIGALFGVDCASGDTFTSPELNLTMTSMYVPNPVISLSITPKDTRSQTTLSKALNRFTREDPTFKTYVDEETNETIIEGMGELHLEVYVERMRREYGADVTTGTPRVAYRETITQRADFNYTHKKQTGGSGQYGRVAGYLEPLAEGEFEFVNQVTGGAIPTQFIGACEKGFRESMKKGPKMEFPVTGVRVVINDGQAHAVDSSDMAFQAAARGGFRDAYQRARPVIHEPVMKVVVETPTQFQGAAMGLLNQRRGMIVGAQDEGVMCVIESLVPLSEMFGFSTVLRSATQGQAQFTMEFLRYRQVPQSIAENLVEEAAKRKKPPSRNPRNDGIAAS; the protein is encoded by the coding sequence ATGACACGGGACATCGGCAACGTAAGAAACATAGGAATCAGTGCCCACATTGATTCGGGGAAGACCACTCTCACGGAACGTATCCTGTATTACACCAAACGGATACACACCATCCATGATGTGAAGGGCAAGGACGGTGTAGGGGCGACAATGGACTCCATGGACCTGGAACGTGAACGGGGCATAACCATCGCCTCGGCGGCGACCTTCTGCGAGTGGAACAACCACGAAATAAATATCATCGATACCCCCGGTCACGTGGACTTTACAGTGGAAGTGGAACGGTCTCTGCGAGTCCTTGACGGTGCCGTCCTGGTTTTGTGCTCAGTGGGTGGAGTACAATCCCAGTCCATAACGGTCGACCAGCAGATGAAGCGTTACAAGGTCCCCTGCGTAGCCTTCATCAACAAGCTGGACAGGAACGGAGCGAATCCACAGCGCGTTGTGGAACAGCTGAGATCAAAACTGGGGCATAATGCCGTTGCCGTCCAGATACCCCTGGGTCTGGAAAACAACTTTCAGGGGGTTGTCGACCTTATACGGATGAAAGCGATTTATTTCGAGGGAGAAAAGGGCGATGACTTGCGGATCGATGTCATTCCTGAAGGATTTACGGCAGAAGCACGTGCCCGGAGAGAACGGCTCATTGACGCGGCATCACTGTTTTCCGATGAACTCACGGAAGCGATTCTCAACGAAGACGAAATTTCTGAAAAGCTTCTCCTGGGCGCAATCCGGACAGGAACGCTGAAACGGGAACTGACGCCGGTGTTCATGGGATCGGCATACAGGAACAAGGGCATACAACCCCTTCTCGACGGCATTACAGGACTGCTCCCCAGCCCGGACGAGGTAGCCATAGAGGCCCTTGACCAGGACAATAACGAAGCCGTCGTTTCCCTGGAAAGTGATCCCCGGCAACCGGTGGTCGCCCTGGCGTTCAAGCTTGAAGACGGCCCCTACGGTCAGCTTACCTACATACGGGTCTACCAGGGAACTCTGTCCAAGGGCAGAACGGTCAAAAACGCCAGAACAGGGAAAAAAATCAAGATCGGCCGGGTGGTTCGTATGCACGCGGACCTGATGGAAGACATCGACGAGCTTCCATCAGGATACATCGGCGCCCTTTTCGGAGTCGACTGCGCGTCGGGGGATACCTTCACGTCGCCGGAACTCAACCTCACCATGACCTCCATGTATGTGCCGAATCCGGTCATATCGCTGTCCATTACCCCGAAGGACACCCGATCCCAAACAACCCTGTCCAAGGCTCTGAACCGTTTTACCAGGGAAGACCCCACGTTCAAGACCTACGTGGATGAAGAAACCAACGAAACAATCATCGAAGGCATGGGAGAACTTCACCTCGAGGTGTACGTGGAGCGCATGCGTCGTGAGTACGGCGCCGATGTAACGACCGGAACACCACGAGTAGCCTACCGGGAAACCATAACGCAGCGGGCGGACTTCAATTACACCCACAAAAAACAGACGGGAGGTTCAGGCCAGTACGGACGGGTTGCGGGCTATCTGGAACCCCTTGCGGAAGGGGAGTTTGAATTTGTCAACCAGGTCACCGGCGGCGCCATTCCAACGCAGTTCATCGGGGCATGTGAAAAGGGGTTCCGGGAAAGCATGAAGAAGGGCCCGAAGATGGAATTTCCCGTTACGGGAGTCCGGGTTGTCATCAATGACGGACAGGCCCACGCCGTGGACTCATCGGACATGGCCTTCCAGGCAGCTGCCCGGGGGGGCTTCAGGGATGCTTACCAGAGAGCCCGTCCTGTCATCCACGAGCCTGTCATGAAGGTCGTCGTGGAGACGCCGACCCAGTTCCAGGGAGCCGCCATGGGACTGTTGAACCAGCGACGCGGCATGATCGTGGGAGCTCAGGATGAAGGCGTTATGTGCGTCATTGAGTCCCTGGTCCCCCTGTCAGAGATGTTCGGATTTTCAACGGTTCTGAGGTCGGCCACCCAGGGCCAGGCCCAGTTCACCATGGAGTTTTTGCGGTATCGACAGGTTCCCCAGTCCATTGCCGAGAATCTCGTGGAAGAAGCGGCAAAAAGAAAAAAGCCGCCCTCCAGGAATCCCCGCAATGATGGCATCGCAGCGTCCTGA
- a CDS encoding GAF domain-containing protein, producing MDEYGDDGTICFTSNDDINLLLNTVVSSVRDFTVNQVQKIQKLAKIGTALSAERNIGRLLEMIVDEARRFTRADGGTLYIMSDDERELHFAIVQNESLETRMGGTAGEITWPSVQLYHEDGSPNHANVSSFSALSGEIVNIADVYHADRFNFEGTRKFDATTGYRSRSMLVVPLRNHENDIIGVLQLLNAQSDGTGEIISFSPECQVMTESLASQAAVALTNNRLIKDLQNLFEAFIKVIATAIDEKSHYTGEHGRRVVELTMMIAEAINASKEGPFTDIHLNDDQMNELRIAAWLHDVGKVAVPEYVMDKSTKLDGIFDRIELVKTRFEVAKRDVEIARLKAGGNHGRLNGEATEESVDYDKELERLQGDLDFLVTVNQGGEFMSDEAVERVESIAGRSWSIDGREVPFLDRNEVENLSIRKGTLLPGERDIISNHALITHKMLSQLPFPKKMKNVPLYASTHHEYLNGSGYPFGLAGDAISLQARILAIADVFEALTARDRPYRKPNTLSAALKILGFMMEDNHIDADILDLFFKEKIYLKYAREELSPDQIDQEER from the coding sequence ATGGATGAATACGGGGACGACGGAACCATCTGTTTTACCTCCAACGATGATATAAACCTGCTCCTGAACACGGTTGTTTCATCGGTACGTGATTTTACGGTAAACCAGGTCCAGAAAATCCAGAAGCTCGCGAAGATCGGAACGGCCCTGTCGGCAGAGCGCAATATCGGCCGGCTGCTCGAGATGATCGTTGATGAAGCCAGGAGATTTACCCGCGCTGACGGCGGCACTCTCTATATCATGAGCGATGACGAACGGGAGCTTCACTTCGCCATCGTTCAGAACGAATCGTTGGAGACCCGTATGGGTGGTACCGCCGGCGAGATAACCTGGCCTTCGGTTCAACTCTACCATGAAGATGGCTCACCGAACCACGCGAATGTATCATCCTTCTCCGCCCTGTCGGGAGAGATCGTCAACATTGCGGATGTCTACCATGCTGACCGCTTCAATTTCGAAGGAACCCGGAAGTTTGACGCCACGACAGGATATCGGTCCCGATCCATGCTCGTGGTGCCCTTGAGGAACCACGAAAACGATATCATCGGGGTTCTCCAGCTTCTCAATGCCCAATCCGACGGAACGGGCGAGATCATCTCCTTTTCACCGGAGTGCCAGGTAATGACGGAGTCGCTCGCTTCACAGGCGGCGGTGGCATTGACCAACAATCGTCTGATCAAAGATCTTCAGAATCTCTTTGAGGCCTTTATCAAGGTCATTGCCACGGCCATCGACGAAAAATCACACTACACCGGTGAGCACGGACGACGGGTCGTGGAGCTTACCATGATGATTGCCGAAGCGATCAACGCGTCGAAAGAGGGTCCCTTTACAGATATTCACCTCAACGACGACCAGATGAACGAGCTGCGAATTGCGGCGTGGCTCCATGACGTGGGAAAAGTGGCCGTTCCCGAGTATGTCATGGACAAGTCAACCAAGCTGGACGGTATCTTTGACCGGATAGAGCTTGTGAAGACCCGGTTCGAAGTGGCGAAACGGGACGTTGAGATCGCGCGCTTGAAGGCCGGGGGAAACCATGGACGGCTCAACGGGGAGGCTACGGAGGAATCTGTCGATTACGATAAAGAGCTGGAACGCCTGCAGGGTGATCTGGACTTCCTGGTAACGGTGAACCAGGGAGGAGAGTTCATGTCCGACGAGGCCGTTGAACGAGTCGAGTCCATTGCCGGCCGTTCCTGGAGTATCGATGGAAGGGAGGTTCCTTTTCTTGACCGGAATGAGGTAGAGAACCTCTCCATCAGGAAAGGAACGCTCTTGCCGGGGGAACGCGATATCATCAGCAACCACGCCCTGATCACCCACAAGATGCTCTCCCAGCTTCCTTTCCCCAAAAAAATGAAGAACGTGCCCCTCTACGCGTCAACGCACCACGAATACCTGAACGGTTCAGGGTATCCCTTCGGACTGGCTGGAGACGCCATTTCTCTTCAGGCCAGGATATTGGCGATTGCCGACGTTTTTGAAGCCCTTACGGCGCGGGACCGGCCCTACCGAAAGCCGAACACACTTTCGGCGGCACTGAAAATACTGGGTTTCATGATGGAGGACAATCACATCGACGCCGACATCCTTGATCTCTTCTTCAAGGAAAAGATCTACCTCAAGTACGCCAGGGAAGAACTGTCACCCGACCAGATAGACCAGGAGGAACGGTGA